The following proteins are co-located in the Natator depressus isolate rNatDep1 chromosome 4, rNatDep2.hap1, whole genome shotgun sequence genome:
- the ANKRD37 gene encoding ankyrin repeat domain-containing protein 37, whose translation MWMMLDCSSEPDGLSLLLEAGAGVNAPADAFGQSPAHLAACGGQAFFLLWQLQTGANLNQQDCHGEAPIHKAAKVGSLECLALLVASDARIDLCNNDGQTAEDIAWAFGFLECAKFLTTVKHTQNMKLREQPSYSLKDNCGLPREASAGKKRACGIMGPANRKRRR comes from the exons ATGTGGATGATGCTGGATTGCAgctcagag CCTGACGGCTTGAGCCTCCTGCTTGAGGCGGGGGCTGGGGTGAATGCACCTGCAGATGCCTTTGGTCAGTCCCCAGCTCACTTGGCTGCTTGTGGAGGACAAGCTTTTTTCCTACTATGGCAACTGCAAACAGGAGCTAATCTGAACCAACAG GATTGCCATGGAGAAGCTCCTATTCATAAGGCAGCTAAAGTTGGGAGCTTGGAGTGTCTTGCTCTACTCGTTGCCAGTGATGCCAGAATAGA TTTGTGCAATAATGATGGACAAACAGCAGAAGATATTGCATGGGCTTTTGGATTTCTGGAATGTGCCAAGTTCCTCACAACTGTTAAACATACTCAAAATATGAAGCTAAGAGAACAACCTAGCTACTCACTTAAGGACAATTGTGGTTTGCCAAGAGAGGCTTCAGCTGGAAAGAAACGAGCATGTGGAATTATGGGACCCGCAAACAGAAAGAGGAGGAGATAA